TCTGCTCGGGATCGAGGCGCCTATTGAGACGCCACCTCGCCGACATCGCGGGCTCGACCTCGGGAGGAAGCGCTGTCAGCGGAACCGGCTCAATGAACTTCACGGTGCGTGCCGCAAGAGCGAAGTCCGCGATCCGGCGGCTCAATGATCCCGGTGCGTACCAGCCGAGCTCGTAGTAACCGACGAGATGCCGGCGCTGGCCTCGTGGTCGCGTGACAAAGAAGAGATACCGTGGCTGGGTCTGCACGATGCCTGATCGCATCTTCTGCTGGCAGGTCGAGAACAGTCCGTAGGTGCCTGTCTCGAGATTTGGATCGCTCTTGTTGTCCTTGATTCGAGTGACGGCGCGCACAGGCAAGGCCGCAAGCTCGTCGGCTAGGTAGTACGAGGCGTAGCCGATTGGAGGATCGGTGGATCCCAGCGATTGCCAAGGAGCGGCTGGAGGCGATGCGATTGGCGAGTTGACCATCGTCGTAGACGTAGATACGTGTTGCGTCGCGTAGTAAAGCCTCGCAGTCGGACGGAGACTTCTCGTCCGCCGCCCGGCGTAACTTTCCGAGCGTGCCGCCACATGATCTGACTCGTCAGCTGCTAGCCGAACGACGGGCACTGGCGCAACGCGTTGAGATGCAGCGCGAGCAGCTCGAGCGCCTTCGCCGGATCACCGAGCAACTCGAAGAACACCTGGCGCGCGACGAACATCTCCTCATCGAGCTTGACGGGATCCTGGGTACCTCCGCTCAGCTTCGGCTGGAGACGCTCGACGAGCGGCTACGAGGTCAACGCCTGGAAGAAGTCGCTATCGAGATCCTGAGAGCAGAACTTGGGTCCGACTCTGTGGTTCATTATCGCGAATGGTTCGGTTTGATCCGCGATCGTGGCCATTCCGTAAGCGGCAAAAACCCACTCGGTACGTTCCTAGCTCAGATCAACCGATCCACCGCAGTGGAGAGCGTGGGGCGGCGCACAGGCCGATACCGGCTCGCAGCAGGCCACGCCAACAGCCGGTAGCAGTCTGTGTCTGCAAACTTGCGAACTAGCCCAGCCGCAACGACCGATTGGGTTGCGGGACGAGCGGCGACGTTGCAGCACCGAGTCGGTGCCGTGCAAGAGGTTCCCCGCCTGCACGCGAGCGCTCGCGGAGAGAGCGGACGGCGGCGGTATCGGTCAGGACCGCTCTGGGGACGACGTCGCGCGGTGTTGCGACCTGCGCACCGCAACGCCAGTGGGTGCGGGGCGCCGCGGGTGGCGGCGAACGTGTGCTGAGAGCGGTGCCGGGAGGTGGCGGTGGACGCCGGGCGAGGGTCGCTGTCAGGGGTGACCATGTGACATCCCCTAGGGGGTCGATGGGGGCTAGCCGTACCCCTGGGAAATGGGGTGCCTGGGAGCCTGCTGGGCATGACCTCCATCGTCTCTGCGCAGGAGCTCCGTCGTGTCTACGGCGAGGGCGGGGCGGCCGTCACGGCGCTCGACGGCGTCAGCGTCGACTTCCCCGCCGGAGCCTTCACGGCCATCATGGGCCCGTCGGGCTCCGGCAAGTCGACGCTGATGCACCTGCTCGCCGGCCTCGATCGGCCCACCTCCGGGAAAGCGATCCTCGACGACGTCGACCTGACCACCCTCAACGACGACGCGCTGACCACCCTGCGGCGCGATCGTGTCGGCTTCATCTTCCAGGCGTTCAACCTGCTGCCGGTCCTCAACGCGGAGGAGAACATCCTCCTGCCGTTGTCGATCGCCGGCCGGGACCCCGACCGCGCCTGGGTCGACCAGCTGATCGACCTCGTCGGCCTCCGCGACCGCCTCACCCACCGGCCGTCGGAGCTCTCCGGCGGCCAGCAGCAGCGCGTGGCCGTCGTCCGGGCGCTCGCCTCGCGCCCC
The sequence above is a segment of the Conexibacter woesei Iso977N genome. Coding sequences within it:
- a CDS encoding ABC transporter ATP-binding protein, producing MTSIVSAQELRRVYGEGGAAVTALDGVSVDFPAGAFTAIMGPSGSGKSTLMHLLAGLDRPTSGKAILDDVDLTTLNDDALTTLRRDRVGFIFQAFNLLPVLNAEENILLPLSIAGRDPDRAWVDQLIDLVGLRDRLTHRPSELSGGQQQRVAVVRALASRPAVVFADEPTGNLDSVASTEILQLLRRSVDEFGQTIIMVTHDEEAAAYADRLLVLRDGQLVEDRETTRAAGTAGAL